The region TGCGTTGATGATCGCGCTGTTCGTGACTTTAGTAAATCGCAAGCTCACAAAAAGAAGTCGTGATAACCAACGATGCGAATAACCCTAATGGAATGACTAATAAATCAACAGCATTTTTTGCGTTTTCACGAATCCACCCGCCTGCAAACGATAAAAATAAAGACCGCTTGCCACGGGACGTCCCAGATCATCCTGCCCATTCCATTGCACGGAATGAAAACCCGCAGGCTCAAAACCGGCAACCAGTGAGCGCACTTGCTGACCCTGGACATTGAAAATCAGTAATTTCACTTCACCAGCCTGAGACAGCCGATACTCAATGCGCGTGCCGGGATTAAACGGGTTTGGGTAGTTTTGACTGAGGGTTAAGTCCCCCGGAATGGTTTCATTCTCCCCTGAAGAGACACTTGTCGGCACAGCGCTGAGGACTTCGATTTCCTTCCACGCCACCCAGGAGGGGCTCGCCAGGGTTTCTACTTTAATAAAACGGCCGGTCCACCCTGTCGGCATCGTGTACTCGAGGATTTGGCCACTGGTTGTCTGCCCGTCAAATTCATGCAGGAGTTCAAAGGTGTCCTGCGCAGTGGCCTTGCCAAATAGCTGATGCCTCGTCTGCCCGTCGGGGAACTGATCGACAATTAGATTTATCCTGTTGACCGTGAATGTGCCTCCCAGGTCCAATTCGATCCACTGCGGTGGGTGAATACCGGCACTCCAGTGCGTTTCCAGGTTGCCATCCACTGCCAAATCAGGCGGATTCTCAGCCAGGCTGTTAGACGCCGTGGCGGTCTTATTCAAGGCGATGTTTGGGCCTGCAAATCGGCGATCGTGCCGAATCACCCCGTCCATGATGGTCATTTCAATGGTGATGTCCCGGACCTCGAAGGGGTCTATCGTGAGTGGGTCCTGTGAGAGGACGGTCAAATCGGCCAGCTTGCCGGGCGTCACGCTGCCCTTGACGTCTTCCTCGAATGCAACCCAGGCGTTTGTAACCGCCATGGCCCGGAGTCCTTCCTCCACCGTAAGGTTGCCGCCATCCATCCAGGGGGGAAGCACCTCTTCACGGCTGGCTTTCCGGGTCGCCAAAAGGCTTATCGTTTGCATCGCTTGTGTAAAATGGAAGACGAATGGAAAATCATTGCCTCCAACAATTTGGATCCCCCGATCGGCCATCCTGCGCCAGGGGTAAACCCAGTCCAGAACGTGTGGCAGGTAGTGGGCTTCCCAAACCGGAGCACGTTCGACAATTGCCCAGGTGTACTGAATCGAGGCCGCAATGCCAAGCGCCACCATCTGATCCGCCAGGTCTTCACGCATAACCCGCAGGTGTTCCATCCGACTCCGCAAGACATTGCCGCCTCCCGCGAAGGCATTTTCGAACGCATTCAGGCCGACACCAATGGCTGAGTCGCCGATAGCGTGCATGGCAATCGGATATCCGGCACC is a window of candidate division KSB1 bacterium DNA encoding:
- a CDS encoding amidohydrolase family protein; this encodes MILQKLLKLVTLLALFFPSIAPTQPKVALKPDVSPNLILYNANVITLDEALPNGQAIAVDGNRISAVGSNEEVLALQVAGTQLLDLQGRTVVPGLIEAHSHYLLEGFRSGDLDGLARAAQEMAADGYTTVHELFGDAEGLIPALQTLSREGRLAIRVNVYLQYNSNCGDDRVPWMNYPYTVKKDTTLRVIGVKIFADGGSCLCPALTQPRQSHLDECGPYGHLFKTQEEMNAVVAEVLGAGYPIAMHAIGDSAIGVGLNAFENAFAGGGNVLRSRMEHLRVMREDLADQMVALGIAASIQYTWAIVERAPVWEAHYLPHVLDWVYPWRRMADRGIQIVGGNDFPFVFHFTQAMQTISLLATRKASREEVLPPWMDGGNLTVEEGLRAMAVTNAWVAFEEDVKGSVTPGKLADLTVLSQDPLTIDPFEVRDITIEMTIMDGVIRHDRRFAGPNIALNKTATASNSLAENPPDLAVDGNLETHWSAGIHPPQWIELDLGGTFTVNRINLIVDQFPDGQTRHQLFGKATAQDTFELLHEFDGQTTSGQILEYTMPTGWTGRFIKVETLASPSWVAWKEIEVLSAVPTSVSSGENETIPGDLTLSQNYPNPFNPGTRIEYRLSQAGEVKLLIFNVQGQQVRSLVAGFEPAGFHSVQWNGQDDLGRPVASGLYFYRLQAGGFVKTQKMLLIY